The following coding sequences lie in one Lolium perenne isolate Kyuss_39 chromosome 2, Kyuss_2.0, whole genome shotgun sequence genomic window:
- the LOC127335536 gene encoding receptor-like serine/threonine-protein kinase ALE2, whose protein sequence is MRPRGAALLLLALAVLSIYVPLGTASSTTITAYLLGLWSRARQQHSAPSPAPAPSPGPQYAYLNHPAHRHHGRRRHAAPPSFDRQDCSGITCSAPLTSTPIGSPCGCVYPMQIQLDLGVAPYQLFPRIDELEIEIAAGTFLKQSQVRIMGAGSSIQDPEKTTVTIDLVPLGQKFDTTSALLTSNRFLQKKVLIKSSIFGDYDVTYVHYPGLPSLLPTAPRSLGPVGSNEYPLGANVHNRSHQRINSKIVAIIALSAVVLVLTCFGIGIIWKYKGCQKPHGSGHASNSSITRKAGMRSSFSSMSSSPTSFPSTIATCPSTVKTFSISELEKATGKFSFNKIIGEGGYGRVYRGIIEDGVEVAVKLLTGKHQNRDREFIAEVEMLSRLHHRNLVKLIGICVERSTRCLVFELVPNGSVESHLHGRDKIYGPLDFDTRMKIALGAARGLAYLHEDANPHVIHRDFKASNVLLENDFTAKVADFGLAKEASEGMEHISTQVMGTFGYVAPEYAMTGHLLVKSDVYSYGVVLLELLSGRKPVDMTQPSGSENLVTWARPLLTNREGLERLVDPLLPPATRDFEKLAKAAAIASMCVHVEAPQRPFMGEVVQALKLIYSGNNDETCSGSFGGGATEEESPWNDGRSCSWNDTDGTPPPPRIPGAPRPSMIGYSSGPADDASARRPRSTPSAVLDKIESLAMYDWSGPLRTRTRNFYRLRGSMSEHGHHPSDDCSVEGDWM, encoded by the exons ATGCGGCCGCGGGGAGCGGCGCTGCTCCTCCTCGCGCTCGCCGTGCTCTCCATTTATG TGCCACTGGGAACAGCAAGCTCAACAACCATCACGGCATACTTACTTGGATTATGGAGCAGAGCGCGTCAACAGCATTCAGCTCCTTCCCCTGCCCCAGCACCTTCTCCTGGACCTCAAT ATGCCTATCTTAATCACCCAGCGCATAGGCATCACGGAAGACGACGTCATGCTGCCCCACCATCATTTGATAGACAAG ATTGCAGTGGAATAACTTGTTCCGCTCCGCTCACTTCTACCCCAATTGGTTCCCCCTGTGGCTGTGTATATCCTATGCAAATTCAACTTGATCTTGGAGTAGCACCTTACCAGCTGTTCCCAAGAATCGATGAGCTGGAAATTGAGATTGCAGCAGGTACATTCCTGAAACAGAGCCAAGTCCGGATAATGGGTGCTGGGAGCAGTATTCAAGATCCTGAAAAGACAACGGTCACCATTGATTTGGTACCACTAGGTCAGAAGTTTGATACAACTTCAGCCTTACTGACTAGCAACAGATTTTTGCAAAAGAAGGTTCTGATAAAATCGTCTATTTTTGGTGATTACGATGTAACATATGTTCATTATCCCG GGCTTCCTTCTTTGTTACCTACTGCTCCAAGATCCTTGGGTCCAGTAGGCAGTAATGAGTACCCGCTTGGTGCAAATGTACACAACAGAAGCCATCAGAGGATTAACTCTAAAATTGTCGCCATAATTGCTCTGTCAGCTGTTGTGCTTGTTTTGACGTGTTTTGGAATTGGCATTATATGGAAATATAAAGGATGTCAAAAGCCTCATGGTAGTGGTCATGCTTCAAATTCGTCAATCACGAGAAAAGCAG GTATGAGGTCATCATTCTCCAGTATGAGTAGCTCGCCAACATCTTTCCCTTCAACGATAGCAACCTGCCCTTCGACAGTCAAGACATTCTCAATTTCCGAGCTTGAGAAGGCAACCGGAAAATTTAGCTTCAATAAAATAATTGGCGAAGGAGGGTATGGGCGTGTTTATCGCGGCATAATTGAAGATGGAGTTGAGGTTGCTGTCAAATTGCTTACCGGGAAACACCAAAATAGAGATCGTGAGTTCATAGCAGAGGTTGAGATGCTAAGTCGTTTGCATCATCGCAATCTTGTCAAGCTGATCGGTATATGTGTTGAACGGAGCACGAGATGCTTAGTATTTGAGCTTGTTCCAAACGGAAGCGTAGAGTCTCATTTGCACG GTCGGGATAAAATATATGGACCACTTGACTTCGATACCAGAATGAAAATAGCCCTTGGTGCAGCAAGGGGTCTGGCCTACCTGCACGAGGATGCCAATCCCCATGTTATTCACCGTGATTTCAAGGCTAGCAATGTTCTACTGGAAAATGATTTCACTGCCAAGGTTGCAGATTTCGGGTTGGCCAAGGAGGCATCAGAAGGAATGGAGCACATTTCTACTCAGGTCATGGGGACTTTCGG ATACGTTGCCCCAGAGTATGCAATGACGGGGCATCTCCTCGTCAAGAGCGACGTTTACAGCTACGGCGTGGTGCTCCTGGAGCTGTTGTCGGGCCGGAAGCCGGTGGACATGACTCAGCCATCGGGGTCCGAGAACCTCGTCACGTGGGCGCGCCCGTTGCTCACCAACCGTGAAGGCTTGGAGCGGCTGGTCGACCCATTGCTGCCGCCGGCGACCCGCGACTTCGAGAAGCTGGCCAAGGCGGCGGCGATCGCCTCCATGTGCGTGCACGTCGAGGCGCCGCAGCGGCCGTTCATGGGCGAGGTCGTGCAGGCGCTGAAGCTGATCTACAGCGGCAACAACGACGAGACATGCAGCGGCTCCTTCGGCGGGGGCGCCACGGAGGAGGAGTCGCCGTGGAACGACGGCAGGAGCTGCTCGTGGAACGACACTGACGGAacgcctccgccgccgcgcaTCCCTGGGGCGCCGCGCCCGAGCATGATCGGGTACAGCTCGGGCCCGGCCGATGACGCGTCGGCGCGGCGGCCGCGGTCGACGCCCAGCGCCGTGCTGGACAAGATCGAGTCCCTGGCCATGTACGACTGGTCCGGCCCGCTGAGGACCAGGACGCGGAACTTCTACCGGCTGAGGGGGAGCATGAGCGAGCACGGCCACCACCCCTCCGACGACTGCAGCGTCGAGGGCGACTGGATGTAG